Proteins co-encoded in one Ruegeria pomeroyi DSS-3 genomic window:
- a CDS encoding DUF3307 domain-containing protein produces MFLPVTIGSLLLVLGLFQIKHMFADFFLQTPRMLSGRCQYWHLGRAQHAGVHAVGSVLLFLVVGAPVVFALVIAVVEWVVHFNIDYGKASYSDRKALQPNQAKYWHAMGFDQFLHQLTYLAMAWAWVEFAH; encoded by the coding sequence GTGTTCTTGCCTGTAACGATAGGCTCTTTGCTGCTGGTGCTTGGCCTCTTCCAGATCAAGCACATGTTTGCGGATTTCTTTCTGCAGACACCCCGGATGCTGTCCGGGCGTTGCCAGTATTGGCATCTGGGCCGCGCCCAGCATGCCGGTGTGCATGCGGTGGGCTCGGTTCTGCTGTTTCTGGTGGTCGGGGCGCCGGTCGTTTTTGCCCTGGTGATCGCAGTTGTGGAATGGGTGGTGCATTTCAACATCGATTACGGCAAGGCCAGCTATTCGGACCGCAAGGCGCTGCAACCCAATCAGGCGAAATACTGGCATGCGATGGGGTTCGACCAGTTCCTGCATCAACTGACCTATCTGGCGATGGCCTGGGCCTGGGTCGAATTCGCGCACTAG
- a CDS encoding PKD domain-containing protein — MALARNWTAATLAVALLAIGSGTGAQTVADEGLLVVYGPQAPSREGDTDRREQVFFSVPASLAERVYVRVFDPETGGEGDFTYGGSADSETTFRLFGGDGAYSDADRPEPVADGAREPRLIPYDPVTQPGKMIREQVWGHDLATDGRWVSLAAVRARQGEIVGDRAYFRIDVQGSRGNDGNGYSLGVSLARDRDRAPEGLEMFSYQPTVRWSAGKPATRVDFTRTAPGPLTVQSFDGANGELALITDYRDLGLRISGQDFWTSDEVATDETNLAISLLGGFETPNDVTLAVFDAEGNPVPLSMPPYRAVVPPRPVARGTGQPLADCRSVAFDASGSTGRTPLSYLWEFDDGARSTDPVVAHRYSEPGRYTARLSLLEPGSRPGRGDRIEVPVHVRNAPAAVAGSDIVVAPGQVVDFDGSASQPSDSPITGYRWTFGDGGAAQGPRAQHVYDQPGQYRAVLRVQDDAVHPCNFGTAVRRVVVNFAPVAEAGTDQSAIVGQAVTLSGAASYDVDGAILDYRWSMGDGTVLSGETVTHRYEQSGSYQVLLTVTDDSGVVNKIATDGARIEVNAPPEPRFTIPDRPVSVSEVAVLDASASTDADGQILSYIWDFGDGAMGEGPVASYAWTRAGEFSVTLTVEDDSATASALQSITRIVRVDAAPVADAGPDQYVTATEVRFDGGGSVDPDGRVTDWQWDFGDGATASGQSVTHAYLRPGRYEVALIVRDDSGAPLNTHRDTMWLTINTAPIADAGPPQVVAPGEEFLLSGGASVDPDGAISDYLWTFPDGQVKQGQRVSHVLDEPGLHRIRLTVADNFAGGAAEDEAEVLITVNAAPVAVAGRDLLIAPGDTVVFDAGQSFDPDGRLTSYRWEFEDLGAPLEAQRVERAFDAPGVWSAQLVVADDSGVLNATAADDVTIRVNHPPVAEAGAPVITDQLHVTFDGSGSKDGDGDPLIHRWDFGDGSPPVYGETVTHVFPRAGIFPVTLRVDDGTGLSNARAIDATAVTIQARPMADAGGNRDVCSGEPILFDASASADPDGGLLAYEWDFGDGSGSDLINPTKTYELPGVYPVTLKVRNGTGTEHGTAVDRIAALVREGPIADAGPDMTVCSNAQVRFDGSGSSDADGAVNAFTWTFGDGGSGSGATPQHIFRTPGTYSVTLTITGDARGACSPLDTDVSQVTVIAAPELKVLGQGRAAAGIPASFSAGLDQLGGASPEGFSWSISDGTTYEGRDIEHVFAEPGDYLVTLRSRLSGGTEACSELEVQRRIIVNAAPEPVIDAPLRVSVGQSVRFDAGGSSDSDGAIARFAWAFGDGAGAEGVQAVHRYETPGSYEVSLTVTDDAGVANSQITRRQQIEVAPSPVAGLTARGAVCPGVSLPWAVSPGGETAVGWAFGDGTVAEGAETRHGFDRPGLMPVRVELDDGRDLPGSRRAEEIYVRVNAQPTALAGPDRVVCPGEVVVFDAGGSGDVDGDLTSWRWTFSDGVTLEGARVERVFDAAADLTVQLSVQDDSGAEGCDIGTDSARILVNGTPQVDAGPDLTVPVGGAHDVVRFDAGAASDPDGHGLRLSWSFGDGTEATGAVVRHRFANPGSYTVTLRAQDSTGLVCGIGRDTATVTAVARD, encoded by the coding sequence ATGGCTTTGGCACGGAACTGGACAGCGGCGACGCTGGCTGTGGCCTTGTTGGCAATCGGCTCCGGAACCGGCGCGCAGACCGTCGCGGACGAGGGTCTGTTGGTGGTCTATGGTCCGCAGGCGCCCAGCCGCGAAGGGGATACCGACCGTCGCGAACAGGTGTTCTTTTCGGTGCCCGCCTCTCTTGCAGAGCGGGTCTATGTGCGCGTCTTCGACCCGGAAACCGGCGGTGAGGGCGATTTCACCTATGGCGGGTCGGCCGATTCCGAAACCACGTTCCGCCTGTTCGGGGGGGATGGCGCCTATAGCGATGCCGATCGGCCCGAGCCGGTGGCGGACGGCGCCCGCGAACCGCGCCTGATCCCCTATGACCCGGTCACCCAGCCCGGTAAGATGATCCGCGAACAGGTCTGGGGGCATGATCTTGCGACCGACGGGCGCTGGGTCTCGCTGGCCGCCGTGCGGGCGCGTCAGGGCGAGATCGTGGGCGATCGCGCCTATTTCCGTATCGACGTGCAGGGCAGCCGTGGCAATGACGGCAACGGCTATTCGCTGGGTGTCAGCCTTGCGCGCGACCGCGACCGGGCACCCGAGGGGCTGGAGATGTTCTCTTATCAGCCCACCGTGCGCTGGTCGGCGGGCAAGCCCGCGACCCGGGTGGATTTCACCAGGACCGCGCCCGGCCCGCTGACGGTGCAGAGCTTTGACGGGGCCAATGGTGAACTGGCGCTGATCACCGATTACCGTGATCTGGGCCTGCGCATCTCGGGGCAGGATTTCTGGACCTCGGATGAGGTCGCCACCGACGAAACCAATCTGGCGATCAGCCTGCTGGGCGGGTTCGAGACCCCCAATGACGTGACGCTTGCGGTGTTCGACGCCGAGGGCAATCCGGTGCCCCTGAGCATGCCGCCTTATCGCGCGGTCGTGCCGCCGCGTCCGGTGGCACGGGGCACCGGCCAGCCGCTGGCCGATTGCCGCTCGGTCGCATTTGATGCCAGCGGTTCGACCGGGCGTACCCCGCTTTCCTATTTGTGGGAGTTCGACGACGGCGCCCGCTCCACCGATCCGGTGGTGGCGCATCGCTATTCCGAGCCGGGGCGCTATACCGCGCGGCTCAGCCTGCTGGAACCGGGCAGCCGTCCGGGGCGCGGTGATCGGATCGAGGTTCCGGTGCATGTGCGCAACGCCCCTGCCGCGGTGGCGGGCAGCGATATCGTGGTGGCACCGGGCCAGGTGGTCGACTTCGACGGCTCCGCCTCGCAACCCTCGGACAGCCCGATCACCGGGTATCGCTGGACCTTTGGCGATGGCGGTGCGGCTCAGGGCCCGCGCGCCCAGCATGTCTATGACCAGCCGGGCCAGTATCGCGCCGTGCTGCGGGTCCAGGACGATGCGGTGCATCCCTGTAACTTCGGCACTGCCGTGCGCCGGGTCGTGGTGAACTTTGCCCCCGTGGCCGAGGCAGGCACCGATCAGAGCGCGATTGTCGGCCAGGCGGTGACCCTGTCGGGCGCGGCCAGCTACGATGTGGACGGCGCGATCCTCGATTACCGCTGGAGCATGGGCGACGGCACCGTGCTGAGCGGCGAGACGGTGACCCACCGCTATGAACAGTCGGGCAGCTATCAGGTGCTGCTGACCGTCACCGATGACAGTGGCGTGGTGAACAAGATCGCCACCGATGGTGCCCGGATCGAGGTGAACGCCCCGCCCGAGCCGCGGTTCACCATCCCCGATCGGCCTGTCTCGGTATCCGAGGTGGCGGTACTCGACGCCTCGGCCTCGACCGATGCGGATGGGCAGATCCTCAGCTATATCTGGGACTTCGGCGATGGCGCCATGGGCGAGGGGCCGGTGGCCAGCTATGCCTGGACCCGGGCCGGGGAATTCTCGGTCACCCTGACGGTCGAGGATGACAGCGCCACCGCCTCGGCGCTGCAATCCATCACCCGGATCGTGCGGGTCGATGCCGCGCCGGTGGCGGATGCGGGTCCCGACCAATACGTGACCGCGACCGAGGTCCGCTTTGACGGCGGCGGTTCGGTCGATCCCGACGGCCGGGTCACCGACTGGCAGTGGGATTTCGGCGATGGCGCCACGGCCAGCGGCCAGAGCGTCACCCATGCCTATCTGCGCCCCGGTCGTTACGAGGTGGCGCTGATCGTGCGTGACGACAGCGGCGCGCCACTCAACACCCATCGCGACACCATGTGGCTGACGATCAACACAGCGCCCATCGCTGATGCCGGCCCGCCGCAGGTGGTGGCCCCGGGTGAGGAGTTCCTGCTCTCGGGTGGCGCCTCGGTCGATCCCGATGGCGCGATCTCGGACTATCTGTGGACCTTCCCGGACGGGCAGGTGAAACAGGGCCAGCGCGTCAGCCATGTGCTGGACGAGCCCGGGTTGCACCGCATCCGCCTGACTGTGGCCGACAATTTCGCCGGAGGCGCCGCCGAGGACGAGGCCGAGGTGCTGATCACCGTCAACGCGGCGCCGGTGGCCGTGGCCGGGCGCGACCTGCTGATCGCGCCGGGCGATACGGTGGTGTTCGATGCCGGGCAGAGCTTTGACCCGGACGGGCGGCTCACCTCCTATCGCTGGGAGTTCGAGGATCTGGGCGCCCCGCTTGAGGCGCAGCGGGTCGAGCGCGCCTTCGACGCGCCCGGGGTCTGGAGCGCACAACTGGTCGTTGCCGATGACAGTGGCGTGCTGAACGCCACCGCCGCCGATGATGTGACCATCCGCGTCAACCACCCGCCGGTGGCCGAAGCCGGGGCGCCGGTGATCACCGATCAGTTGCATGTCACCTTTGATGGCTCCGGCTCCAAGGATGGCGATGGCGATCCGTTGATCCACCGCTGGGATTTCGGCGACGGCTCGCCCCCGGTCTATGGCGAGACGGTCACCCATGTGTTCCCGCGCGCCGGTATTTTTCCGGTCACGCTGAGGGTGGATGACGGCACCGGCCTGTCCAATGCGCGCGCCATCGACGCCACGGCCGTGACCATCCAGGCGCGGCCGATGGCCGATGCCGGTGGCAATCGCGATGTCTGCTCGGGCGAACCGATCCTGTTCGACGCTTCTGCCAGTGCCGATCCCGATGGCGGGCTGCTGGCCTATGAATGGGATTTCGGCGACGGATCCGGCTCGGACCTGATCAATCCGACCAAGACCTATGAGTTGCCCGGCGTCTATCCGGTGACGCTCAAGGTGCGCAACGGCACCGGCACCGAACATGGCACCGCCGTCGACCGGATCGCCGCGCTGGTGCGCGAGGGGCCGATCGCCGACGCGGGCCCCGACATGACGGTCTGTTCCAATGCGCAGGTGCGGTTCGACGGCTCGGGATCGAGCGATGCGGATGGCGCGGTCAATGCCTTTACCTGGACCTTTGGCGATGGCGGCAGCGGCAGCGGTGCGACGCCGCAGCATATCTTCCGCACGCCGGGCACCTATTCGGTGACCCTGACCATCACCGGTGACGCGCGTGGTGCGTGCAGCCCGCTCGACACCGATGTCAGCCAGGTGACGGTGATCGCCGCGCCCGAGCTGAAGGTGCTGGGCCAGGGTCGTGCCGCTGCCGGGATTCCGGCCAGCTTCTCGGCCGGGCTGGATCAGCTGGGCGGGGCCTCGCCCGAGGGCTTCAGCTGGTCGATCTCGGATGGCACCACCTATGAGGGGCGCGACATCGAACATGTCTTTGCCGAGCCGGGCGATTATCTGGTGACGCTGCGCAGCCGGCTGAGCGGCGGTACCGAGGCCTGCAGCGAGCTGGAGGTGCAGCGCCGCATCATCGTCAACGCCGCGCCCGAACCGGTGATCGATGCCCCCTTGCGGGTCTCGGTTGGTCAGTCGGTGCGTTTTGACGCGGGCGGATCCTCGGACAGCGATGGGGCGATTGCCCGCTTTGCCTGGGCGTTCGGCGATGGCGCCGGTGCCGAGGGCGTGCAGGCAGTACACCGCTACGAGACGCCGGGCAGCTACGAGGTGAGCCTGACCGTCACCGATGATGCCGGCGTCGCCAACAGCCAGATCACCCGCCGTCAGCAGATCGAGGTTGCGCCCTCACCCGTCGCGGGCCTGACCGCGCGCGGCGCGGTCTGTCCCGGCGTGAGCCTGCCCTGGGCGGTCAGCCCCGGGGGGGAGACGGCGGTTGGCTGGGCCTTTGGTGACGGCACCGTCGCCGAGGGGGCCGAGACCCGGCACGGGTTCGACCGGCCCGGCCTGATGCCGGTGCGGGTCGAGCTGGATGATGGTCGCGACTTGCCGGGCAGCCGTCGCGCCGAAGAGATCTATGTCCGCGTGAACGCCCAACCCACCGCGCTGGCCGGGCCTGACCGGGTGGTCTGCCCGGGCGAGGTGGTGGTGTTCGATGCCGGTGGCTCGGGCGATGTGGACGGCGACCTGACCAGCTGGCGCTGGACCTTCTCGGACGGGGTCACGCTGGAGGGCGCACGCGTCGAGCGGGTGTTTGACGCCGCCGCCGATCTGACGGTGCAGCTGAGCGTGCAGGATGACAGCGGCGCCGAGGGCTGCGACATCGGCACCGACAGCGCCCGTATCCTGGTCAACGGCACGCCGCAGGTCGATGCCGGTCCGGATCTGACCGTGCCGGTGGGCGGCGCCCATGACGTGGTGCGCTTTGATGCCGGGGCGGCCAGCGATCCCGATGGCCATGGACTGCGGCTCAGCTGGTCCTTTGGCGACGGGACCGAGGCGACGGGTGCAGTGGTGCGTCACCGCTTCGCCAATCCCGGCAGCTACACCGTGACCCTGCGCGCACAGGACAGCACCGGGCTGGTCTGCGGCATCGGGCGCGATACCGCGACCGTGACCGCGGTTGCACGCGACTAA
- a CDS encoding adenylate/guanylate cyclase domain-containing protein yields the protein MRFPLRLKFFVFAVLLAMGPLALVGQNLTQLTRDELKSAANEDLTTVAAELRATFDNTFQGRWLTPLTVIRNGVDSADLGVPQKISLLTLGLQELSQVVALQLSIEGSDLPIIVTNEGFATRLSEAGLNPVEALATSSELIKAIAGTGQYGRPVITRLEETGDWLATLALPLETRIAGRQVTMAARIDLGLLGETVRRHPFAQRGEITVVDQAGRRVLTGTPELLDKRRIVASTLPLIVAGARADALEPYVRPDGTAMLGAYAFPDWFPWAVITELSEDNAYAVVNAITRQILTVGLVGFAVAAAAALLFARQLTRPILMIGQVAQRVGEGDFSARVEDVRARDEIGDLAARFNRMIAHLGERVELMKFVSHSTMSAIQSAERTGMARGGQRRRVSVIFTDIRGYTEFSERVPPETVIEVLNSYFDAQTDIVEHYKGDVDKFVGDALVAVFEGDGMEARAVACAVGITEAMARLLEENPEHGLHVGIGVASGEVVMGAMGARDRMDFTVLGSTVNLSARLCSKAAADQVLIDRETRDAAVLEDIVYEPLEPIALKGYAAPVPAFAALRKAG from the coding sequence ATGAGATTCCCACTTCGCCTGAAGTTTTTCGTTTTTGCCGTCCTGCTTGCCATGGGCCCGCTGGCGCTGGTCGGTCAGAACCTGACCCAACTCACCCGGGACGAATTGAAAAGCGCTGCCAACGAGGATCTCACCACGGTCGCGGCCGAATTGCGCGCAACCTTCGACAATACCTTTCAGGGCCGCTGGCTGACCCCGCTGACGGTGATCCGCAACGGGGTCGACAGTGCCGATCTGGGCGTGCCGCAGAAGATTTCGCTGCTGACGCTGGGCCTTCAGGAACTCAGCCAGGTGGTGGCGCTGCAACTCTCGATCGAAGGCTCGGATCTGCCGATCATCGTGACCAACGAGGGGTTTGCCACCCGGCTGAGCGAGGCCGGGCTGAACCCGGTCGAGGCGCTGGCCACCTCGTCCGAGTTGATCAAGGCAATCGCCGGCACCGGGCAATATGGCCGCCCGGTGATCACCCGGCTGGAGGAGACCGGCGATTGGCTGGCGACGCTGGCGCTGCCGCTGGAAACGCGCATCGCCGGGCGACAGGTGACCATGGCGGCCCGGATCGACCTGGGATTGCTGGGTGAGACGGTGCGCCGGCATCCCTTTGCCCAGCGGGGTGAGATCACCGTGGTCGATCAGGCCGGCCGCCGGGTGCTGACCGGAACGCCCGAGCTGCTGGACAAGCGGCGCATCGTGGCCTCGACCCTGCCGCTGATCGTGGCGGGGGCGCGGGCGGACGCACTGGAACCCTATGTGCGCCCCGACGGCACCGCGATGCTGGGGGCCTATGCCTTTCCCGACTGGTTTCCCTGGGCGGTGATCACCGAGTTGAGCGAGGACAACGCCTATGCAGTGGTCAACGCGATCACCCGCCAGATCCTGACCGTTGGCTTGGTGGGCTTTGCGGTCGCCGCCGCGGCGGCGCTGCTGTTCGCGCGGCAGCTGACCCGGCCCATCCTTATGATCGGTCAGGTGGCCCAGCGGGTGGGGGAGGGCGATTTCTCGGCCCGGGTCGAGGATGTCCGCGCGCGCGACGAGATCGGCGATCTTGCCGCCCGGTTCAACCGGATGATCGCGCATCTGGGCGAACGGGTGGAGCTGATGAAATTCGTCTCGCACAGCACCATGTCCGCGATCCAGAGCGCCGAGCGCACCGGTATGGCGCGCGGCGGGCAGCGGCGCCGGGTCTCGGTGATCTTCACCGATATTCGCGGCTATACCGAGTTTTCGGAACGGGTGCCGCCGGAAACGGTGATCGAGGTGCTCAACAGCTATTTCGACGCCCAGACCGATATCGTGGAACACTACAAGGGCGATGTGGACAAGTTCGTCGGTGACGCGCTGGTGGCGGTCTTCGAGGGGGACGGGATGGAGGCGCGGGCGGTGGCCTGCGCGGTCGGGATCACCGAGGCGATGGCGCGGCTGCTGGAGGAGAATCCCGAACACGGGCTGCATGTGGGTATCGGCGTCGCCTCGGGCGAGGTGGTGATGGGGGCGATGGGCGCGCGCGACCGGATGGATTTCACCGTGCTGGGCTCGACCGTGAACCTGTCGGCACGGCTCTGTTCCAAGGCCGCCGCAGATCAGGTGTTGATCGACCGAGAGACGCGTGATGCGGCGGTTCTGGAGGATATCGTCTATGAACCGCTCGAGCCCATCGCGCTCAAGGGCTATGCGGCGCCGGTGCCCGCCTTTGCCGCTCTCCGCAAGGCAGGCTAG
- a CDS encoding cyclic nucleotide-binding domain-containing protein, giving the protein MVTATLFPLLYLTLELPKRIINDAIGAASSTIEVWGFTFDQVTYLGILCAAFLISVLAHGLMKMRINTMKGVMSERMLRRFRYLLITRVLRFPQPYFERVSQGELVSMITAESEPMGGLMGDAISQPVLQAGQMITILSFLFLQSLWFGLAAVALIPLQAWLIPRMQRQINLLNKKRIQEVRVLAAQIGENAAGAATLRSNAGWPWRMSMISYQLGRLFTIRFDIYQKKFFMKFVNNFIGQLTPFLFYSIGGYLVLQGSVSLGALVAALAAYKDLSSPWKELLTYYNQTQDMSLRWEVILDRFAPPGMIDEDKFTGFPDERPRLIGDIVLDKVSVRDADGNLVLDDLDLTLPGGKVIGIAASSEEDRRALSELLTREVLPASGQVRIGEIALSDLHQMVVASRIGHATSRPVLFQGTFGDNVTMPVRVRPQGDSGEPGFHAETLRAGNSADPYHSDWLEPGLAGFDDARALRDWWLKLVEGLGSGAALYRRGAEQVFAEADHPDLAARLVALRPVIQEAAERAGLAGQAHFFDPDHYNPALPVAENLLFASPRAPFTPEVLAGQTDFLEQIRQIGLDEPLVRLTQDVIDMLRQIFGLDGTDHPLFRKMNLDVRTYETALELVEKTRDAGARALEDDQLASLLAVPFRISADQIGPAFSDQIKARILELRKSHSSELMRSLDDVFAPLDPGAFAPGLNVLENALFGKVSEVGGARSDELRKLITDLLDEHGLRPQVIQLIYDLPVTLGGQNVPAIFAEPLAFTRATIKRPDILLLDRALASYDMQTQIAVYRNLRALLPETTLIYLNDAFENPDVFDLYVEVQQGRIVTEEVPRQQEEEDSVASADLSRKVRTLEQTPLFSGLDRRQLRLLAFGARWYSAKAGEVVFLKDDEPTDGAYMMIEGEAGLYLPREGQEDQLIVTVGPGRLVGELGLIRKEPRALSMVAATDITCLRIGEEEFLAVVENDAATAFKLLQVVAGYVSN; this is encoded by the coding sequence ATGGTGACGGCGACCCTGTTTCCGCTGCTCTATCTGACGCTTGAGCTGCCCAAACGCATCATCAACGACGCCATCGGTGCGGCCAGTTCCACCATCGAGGTCTGGGGCTTTACCTTTGACCAGGTGACCTATCTGGGCATCCTTTGCGCGGCTTTCCTGATCTCGGTTCTCGCCCACGGGCTGATGAAGATGCGGATCAACACCATGAAAGGCGTGATGTCCGAACGGATGCTGCGCCGGTTCCGCTATCTGTTGATCACCCGTGTCCTGCGGTTTCCGCAACCTTATTTCGAGCGCGTCAGCCAGGGCGAGCTGGTGTCGATGATCACCGCCGAAAGCGAGCCGATGGGCGGGCTGATGGGCGATGCGATCAGCCAGCCGGTGCTGCAGGCCGGGCAGATGATCACCATCCTGTCCTTCCTGTTCCTGCAAAGCCTCTGGTTCGGGCTGGCGGCCGTGGCGCTGATCCCGCTGCAGGCCTGGCTGATCCCGCGCATGCAGCGGCAGATCAACCTGCTCAACAAGAAACGCATTCAGGAGGTGCGCGTTCTTGCCGCCCAGATCGGCGAGAATGCTGCGGGCGCCGCGACGCTGCGATCCAATGCCGGCTGGCCCTGGCGGATGTCGATGATCAGCTATCAGCTGGGGCGGCTGTTCACGATCCGCTTCGATATCTACCAGAAGAAGTTCTTCATGAAGTTCGTGAACAACTTCATCGGACAGTTGACGCCCTTCCTGTTCTATTCGATCGGCGGCTATCTGGTGTTGCAGGGCAGCGTGTCGCTGGGTGCGCTGGTGGCCGCATTGGCGGCCTACAAGGATCTGTCCAGCCCCTGGAAGGAACTGCTGACCTATTACAACCAGACCCAGGACATGTCGCTGCGCTGGGAGGTTATCCTGGACCGGTTCGCCCCCCCAGGCATGATCGACGAGGACAAGTTCACCGGCTTCCCTGACGAGCGCCCGCGCCTGATTGGCGATATCGTGCTCGACAAGGTCTCGGTTCGCGATGCCGATGGCAATCTGGTGCTGGACGATCTCGATCTGACCCTGCCCGGCGGCAAGGTGATCGGCATCGCCGCCAGCAGCGAAGAGGATCGTCGCGCCCTGTCCGAGTTGCTGACCCGCGAGGTGCTGCCCGCCAGCGGACAGGTGCGGATCGGCGAGATCGCGCTGTCGGACCTGCACCAGATGGTGGTGGCCTCGCGGATCGGGCACGCCACCTCGCGCCCGGTGCTGTTCCAAGGCACGTTCGGCGACAACGTGACGATGCCTGTGCGGGTGCGCCCACAGGGTGACAGCGGTGAGCCGGGCTTTCACGCCGAGACCCTGCGCGCCGGCAACAGCGCCGACCCCTATCACAGCGATTGGCTGGAGCCGGGTCTGGCCGGGTTCGACGATGCCCGCGCACTGCGCGACTGGTGGCTGAAACTGGTTGAGGGGCTGGGCTCGGGGGCGGCGCTCTACCGGCGCGGCGCCGAACAGGTGTTTGCCGAGGCCGATCACCCGGATCTGGCGGCGCGGCTGGTGGCGCTGCGCCCGGTGATCCAGGAGGCGGCAGAGCGCGCGGGTCTTGCCGGGCAGGCGCATTTCTTTGATCCGGACCACTACAACCCGGCGCTGCCGGTGGCCGAAAACCTGCTTTTCGCCAGCCCGCGCGCGCCCTTCACGCCCGAGGTTCTGGCCGGACAGACCGATTTTCTCGAGCAGATCCGCCAGATCGGACTGGACGAGCCGCTGGTGCGCCTGACCCAGGACGTGATCGACATGCTGCGCCAAATCTTCGGACTGGATGGTACCGACCACCCGTTGTTCCGCAAGATGAACCTGGATGTGCGCACCTATGAAACCGCGCTGGAACTGGTGGAAAAGACCCGGGATGCCGGCGCCCGGGCGCTTGAGGATGATCAGCTCGCCAGCCTGCTGGCCGTGCCCTTCCGGATCTCGGCGGATCAGATCGGCCCGGCCTTTTCGGATCAGATCAAGGCCCGCATTCTGGAACTGCGCAAGAGCCACTCGAGCGAGCTGATGCGCAGCCTGGACGATGTTTTTGCGCCACTCGACCCGGGGGCCTTTGCGCCCGGGCTGAACGTGCTGGAGAACGCGCTGTTCGGCAAGGTAAGCGAGGTAGGGGGCGCGCGCTCGGACGAGCTGCGCAAGCTGATCACCGATCTGCTGGACGAACACGGTCTGCGGCCGCAGGTGATCCAGCTGATCTACGATCTGCCGGTCACCCTGGGTGGACAGAACGTGCCGGCGATCTTTGCCGAGCCGCTGGCCTTTACCCGCGCGACGATCAAGCGGCCCGATATCCTGCTGCTCGACCGGGCGCTGGCCAGTTACGACATGCAGACCCAGATCGCGGTCTATCGGAACCTGCGGGCGCTGTTGCCCGAGACCACGCTGATCTATCTCAACGACGCGTTCGAGAATCCGGATGTCTTCGATCTTTATGTCGAGGTCCAGCAGGGCCGGATCGTGACCGAGGAAGTGCCCCGACAGCAGGAGGAAGAGGACAGCGTCGCCTCGGCCGACCTGAGCCGGAAGGTGCGCACGCTGGAACAGACGCCGCTGTTTTCCGGTCTCGACCGGCGGCAGCTGCGCCTGCTGGCCTTTGGCGCGCGCTGGTATTCCGCCAAGGCAGGTGAGGTGGTGTTCCTGAAGGATGATGAGCCGACCGATGGCGCCTATATGATGATCGAGGGCGAGGCGGGGCTCTACCTGCCGCGCGAGGGGCAGGAGGATCAGCTGATCGTGACAGTCGGGCCAGGTCGCCTGGTGGGCGAATTGGGCCTGATCCGCAAGGAGCCACGCGCGCTGAGCATGGTGGCGGCGACGGATATCACCTGTCTGCGCATCGGTGAGGAAGAGTTCCTGGCAGTGGTCGAGAACGATGCAGCGACCGCATTCAAATTGCTTCAGGTGGTGGCGGGTTACGTGTCGAACTGA
- a CDS encoding acyl-CoA dehydrogenase family protein: MTCSSPFMTPERQAFRDTLAAFFATEVTPHVEEWEAAQAVPWELHQKLGALGVFGFGIPEEYGGLGFDDAFMRCDYAELAFGCGASGVAAAVGGRMISLGPMVQFAPEPFRQDILPRIVRGEMNSALAITEPGGGSDVANLSTRAARVAGGWVLNGAKAYITGGMDAQWFVVGARTGGPGLAGISLFLIEADTPGFSRTPLGGKMGWHCSTQAMLHFDDCHVPEAALIGPENKGFLAIMNNFNHERLAMVAGSLGMMRVCYRSALDWARERRTFGQRLIEHQVIAHKFAEMSARIDMTEAYLERICWAMNQGLMPAAEIAKAKVQATKALEFVASEGMQIFGGAGYLTGNPVERVWREVKVMAIGGGSEEILRDLAVRQMGLAGQ; this comes from the coding sequence ATGACCTGCTCCTCTCCCTTCATGACGCCCGAGCGTCAGGCCTTTCGCGACACGCTCGCCGCGTTTTTCGCCACCGAGGTCACCCCGCATGTGGAGGAGTGGGAGGCCGCACAGGCGGTGCCCTGGGAGCTGCACCAGAAATTGGGCGCGCTGGGGGTGTTCGGCTTTGGCATCCCCGAGGAATATGGCGGGCTGGGGTTCGACGACGCGTTCATGCGCTGCGACTATGCCGAACTTGCCTTTGGCTGCGGCGCTTCGGGGGTGGCGGCGGCGGTCGGCGGGCGGATGATCTCCTTGGGTCCGATGGTGCAGTTCGCGCCCGAACCGTTCCGGCAAGACATCCTGCCCCGCATCGTGCGGGGCGAGATGAACTCGGCGCTCGCGATCACCGAACCGGGGGGTGGCTCGGACGTGGCCAATCTGAGCACGCGGGCCGCGCGCGTGGCGGGTGGCTGGGTGCTGAACGGTGCCAAGGCCTATATCACCGGGGGGATGGATGCGCAGTGGTTCGTGGTCGGCGCGCGCACCGGTGGGCCGGGTCTAGCGGGCATCTCGCTGTTCCTGATCGAGGCGGATACGCCCGGCTTTTCGCGCACTCCGCTGGGCGGCAAGATGGGCTGGCATTGTTCGACCCAGGCGATGCTGCATTTCGACGATTGCCACGTGCCGGAGGCGGCGCTGATCGGCCCCGAGAACAAGGGGTTTCTGGCGATCATGAACAACTTCAACCACGAGCGGCTGGCGATGGTGGCCGGTAGCCTCGGCATGATGCGCGTCTGCTATCGTTCCGCGCTTGACTGGGCGCGTGAGCGTCGGACCTTTGGCCAGCGGTTGATCGAACATCAGGTGATCGCTCATAAATTCGCCGAGATGTCGGCGCGGATCGACATGACCGAGGCCTATCTGGAGCGGATTTGCTGGGCGATGAACCAGGGGCTGATGCCAGCGGCCGAGATCGCCAAGGCCAAGGTGCAGGCGACCAAGGCGCTGGAATTCGTGGCCTCGGAAGGCATGCAGATCTTCGGCGGCGCAGGGTATCTGACCGGAAACCCGGTCGAACGGGTCTGGCGTGAGGTCAAGGTGATGGCGATCGGGGGCGGTTCAGAGGAGATCCTGCGCGATCTTGCGGTTCGTCAAATGGGTCTGGCCGGTCAGTAG